One Gloeothece verrucosa PCC 7822 DNA window includes the following coding sequences:
- a CDS encoding cytochrome c biogenesis protein, whose product MTLTESSQSLDELLKPRRLFRRLIAVIADLRLAIILLLSIALFSISGTVIEQGESVAFYQQNYPEDPALFGFLSWKWILILGLNHVYSTWWFLSLLVLFGSSLIACTFTRQLPALKVAQRWKFYQEPRQFQKLSLSTELKTESSSSLIAQLEKKGYKIYQENQAIYARKGIIGKIGPIVVHVAIIVILAGSIWGALSGFLAQEMVPSGATFGIKNIIEKGLVAASPLTKNWLVKVNRFWIDYTPDGKVDQFYSDLSVVDKEGAELDHKIIHVNKPLRYDGVTFYQTDWGIAGVAVQINNSPVFLLPMAQLSSKGSSRIWGTWIPTKPDLSEGVSLLAKDLQGTMLVYDKEGNLTSAVRPGIPLEINGVTLKVKDLIGSTGLQIKSDPGIPFVYTGFALLMLGVMMSYVSHSQIWILQANECLYIGGKTNRAQVSFEREFLQIIEEINEAQTPTLSVANEIKN is encoded by the coding sequence ATGACCTTAACAGAATCTTCTCAATCCTTAGATGAATTATTAAAACCTCGCCGTTTATTCCGTCGCCTAATTGCCGTTATTGCTGATTTACGACTGGCTATCATTTTACTATTAAGCATTGCTCTATTTAGTATTAGTGGGACAGTCATAGAACAGGGAGAAAGCGTTGCTTTTTATCAACAAAATTATCCAGAAGATCCGGCTTTATTTGGCTTCCTCAGTTGGAAGTGGATTTTAATTTTAGGGCTGAATCACGTTTATAGTACCTGGTGGTTTTTATCGTTGCTGGTTCTATTTGGCAGCAGTTTAATCGCTTGTACTTTTACTCGTCAATTGCCGGCCTTGAAAGTGGCTCAACGTTGGAAGTTTTATCAAGAACCTCGTCAGTTCCAAAAATTAAGCTTAAGTACAGAATTAAAAACCGAGTCTTCGAGTTCTTTAATCGCTCAATTAGAAAAAAAAGGGTATAAAATCTATCAAGAAAATCAGGCTATATATGCCCGTAAAGGAATTATCGGCAAAATTGGCCCTATAGTTGTTCATGTGGCTATAATTGTGATTTTAGCCGGCTCAATTTGGGGAGCATTAAGCGGATTTTTAGCCCAAGAAATGGTTCCTAGTGGTGCAACCTTTGGCATTAAAAATATTATCGAAAAAGGTCTTGTCGCGGCTTCTCCCCTAACTAAAAACTGGTTGGTAAAAGTGAATCGTTTTTGGATTGATTATACTCCTGATGGAAAGGTAGATCAGTTTTATTCAGATCTTTCTGTCGTTGATAAAGAAGGTGCTGAGTTAGATCATAAAATTATTCATGTCAATAAGCCTCTACGCTACGATGGAGTGACTTTTTATCAGACAGATTGGGGAATTGCTGGGGTAGCAGTACAGATTAATAATAGCCCGGTTTTCCTATTGCCAATGGCTCAATTATCCAGTAAGGGAAGCTCCCGAATTTGGGGAACTTGGATACCGACGAAACCCGATTTAAGTGAAGGGGTTTCTCTATTAGCAAAAGACTTACAGGGAACCATGTTAGTCTATGATAAAGAGGGAAATTTAACCAGTGCCGTCCGTCCGGGTATTCCTTTAGAAATTAATGGAGTGACTTTAAAAGTTAAAGATTTAATTGGCAGTACAGGGTTACAAATTAAATCAGATCCTGGCATTCCATTTGTTTATACGGGTTTTGCTTTATTAATGCTGGGAGTGATGATGAGTTATGTCTCTCATTCCCAAATTTGGATTTTACAAGCCAACGAATGTTTGTATATTGGCGGCAAAACCAACCGAGCGCAAGTGAGTTTTGAAAGAGAATTTTTGCAGATAATTGAGGAAATTAACGAGGCTCAAACACCCACTTTATCAGTTGCCAATGAAATTAAAAATTAA